The nucleotide window AACCATCTTCAGACTTgatttttctttcctctgtctcctctcactGCAAATGCAATCATTCCCACTTGCTCCGAATATAATTTGGAGCGAATATTGCAGCACAAGATGCATAACGcagcacataaacacatttgcacTGTGTGGTGCAATGGCGCAGGAGCATTCTGTACTAAAGGAAAAACAGGAGTGGACTGGGGGATAGAATTTCGGATAGACTGTTGACATTAGTTAATATGATCCACCAGATAGAGGGAGGTTGTGGAACATTTGTATATTGAAACACATTATAATATCATCAGTTGCGTCTGATGTTTCATCCTTTATCCTCATGTCATACTAAGAAGAAATATACAGTACCATTCAAAATGAGGTTCCAGCATCATTTAAATTCCCATTCCCTTAATCATAAAGCAGATTAATTTCTGCAACAATTGTTAGAACGGAAGATTACAGCCGAGTCCTGCAGCACACCACATGCTGCACAAATGCAGGACTTTAGTCCATAACAATTAAAGTAATGCAGTAGACGAGGACTCATTTGGCTATCATGAGAGGCTCAGAGGGGTAATGGCACAGCACAGATGGCGAGAGGGTTGTTTGTTAAAGGTATAGTGGAGCCTGTGCAGCTCAGTCAAACAGGGAAACAGTGTTCTAATAAAAGGGAAGAAGCTGTTGAAGGGTTGCTGTATCTCTCTGCAGAGGTTCACTAGAGCCCAACCCCCACACGCTATTGAACAAATGCACAGTTGACAGTTACAGTTATAGGCCACTAGAAGGGGATGTGTgtctttataaataaataaagattctGCCCCAGTTTGGACTCAGCATGTGCTCTTTTACTACTCTGTGTCGgcatgtgaagaagaaactgctGTGGGCAGCATTAACTTTtgactctatctatctatatttatTGACTGTGTTGTACAGTAGCTGAAGTAAACGtcatgtatatatactgtatatctatatatatatatatagatatatatatatgtattttcttttcaaaatgtgtttgtattacTGAGCTCAAAACTAACATATATTATTTTCTCTGTTTCAGCAAAGTATATCGGCTGTTACATTGATGACACACAGAAAAGAGCACTGAGAGGAGTTTCCTTTTTTGACTACAAAAAAATGACTGTATTTCGTTGCCAGGACAACTGTGCGGAAAGGTATGACGgcagcaaacaacaaaaaacactcatCCATTAGATACACCGGATTAGATACacttttttcttaatttctaCTGTGTTGCTGATAAATATAGTAGAGCTGACAGTGCACAAGAGCTGACATGGAAATTCAAAACTCCTGACAGTGATTAAAAGGGGCTTCCTCATTTGTGGTGTTTTATGGAGCCAGAATCATAGATCTGAGGACCATTTATTGAGCAATACTGACTTGTCATATAtattaacatcaacatatatcttgatgtgcaaaataatttgaaaaataaaaggatTGGAGAAAAACTTGCTGTAAAACAAATAATCTCACTTCAAGGCCCATTTGGTAGGTGTTCAGGAGTTTTCACATTATTAAGTTTTCCCGTTTTTTTGAGTTTCaaagtttatttgtttttagttgAAAACAGGATTTAACAAAATTATCCTGAATAAAAATGGTAATTTGAACATCAATATACATCAGCTCCAGGACAGCCATTAAATCTACCTTACGGTGAGATTGTTATGTCAATCATCGGTTTAATCGGTTTAAACACTGCACTAAAGAATATCATTACTGTCCAACTAAAGTACACTCTATGGTCAAAGGTATGTGGACAACCATTTGGCATAAAGGgttgttttttcatggttggGCTTTGCAAAGGGAAATCTTTATCATTTTTTAGACATCATGTGTTTCCAACTCAGTGTCATTGATTCCATGTGCAAAAGGTGACACGATGGTGACACTTTTTGTCATGCTTGCTTATATTTTGTCACTCTTAGCACATGGAACAAATACAGAGCCTCTTTTACTTGTTGTGTGCAGGCAATTTTTCCATGAAATAAGATtttagccacacacacacgcacacacctgaCACTATCTTTTGAAAAGCTGAAAAGGATTCTGCTGCCTGCTCTGCCTGGTTAATAGTCCAGCCTTGCATCCAATACCTTTGATGAATGAATAGGAGAGCCGACTGGGAGCCAGACCTTATGGACCAATATCAGTGCTCAGCATCAATTATGCTCTTGTGGCTGAATGGGAACAAATACCTGCAGCCAGGTTCCAAAGATCCGGTGCAAGGCCTTCCCTGAAGGGTTTAGGCTCTTATACCAGCATGTTATTACTCCAGGTTCTGAAATGTTCAACATTGACATAAGTCTGTAATGTAAAGGTGCCTGTATTTGGCCATAGAAAACACCCTCATTCAACTAATTTGTAGCGGGATCTGCTGCATAtctcatttaatcatttaattgaGGTTTTATTAGCACACAAATCCAATCCCGGTTTTTGTATGgtgttaaaacataaaacaattaTGTATGCTTCTGTTTTGAAAGCAGGCatctctctgctcctctccaCCGTTTGTTTCCTCACATTGCCTCCCCCTTGCTGCTCCCCGTCTTTCTttcccctcttttctctccctgtGGAGTACCAGAGACTCTTTTCAATGCATTGAATTACAGCCATTACTGATTCACAGATGGGAGAATAGGAACCTGAGAGAGATGCTTGTTTTCAGCTCCTTCCTCCTCTTGCTTCTTGCTTCTCGCAGCCTGCTTGCCTCCTGCCCCGGAGCAGAGGGTTAATATAAACAGACAATCAAATAAAGTGCAACAGCGCAGAGGTTTGggtttgattgacagctatAGGGATTTGTCCTGTGTGAAGGGTGTGTCAGACGTCTAATTGCACCCGAAAGGCCTCTTGGGAGTTAAATCCTCCATGCAGAAGCGGAAGCGAGAGAAGATGGATTCAGCTTTCAAGTGTATGTATAATTGCCTTTAGAGCCTCGCAGCATCTTCACCAAAGAGAGAGATGTTCTGTTCTGTAACATTTGGATGTATTCTCATCTGTACTTCAATATCCTTTGTGCACCATGTGTAGTTGTATTGATCACTGCTTATCTAGTTGCTGGATAATGAATGATAATCTGTATTGGCCTGTGAAGGATTAAGACACTCCATGAAGGCTCAGAACAATGACTTTAACCTCTCGGTCTTTCCTTTACTAACAATgctaattattttttctttctctttcctacAGAGGGTATATGTACGCAGGTCTGGAGTTCGGAGCAGAATGCTACTGCGGTCACAAGATCCAGGCACCCAATGCTTCAGATAGCGAATGCAATATGGAGTGCAAAGGAGAGAAGAGCAACCTGTGTGGAGGAGCCAACCGACTATCCATCTATAGGCTGGAGCTGAGCCAGGAGTCGGCGCGTCGCTGTGAGTCTGACACTCAGCAACAACAACTAAAACTCCCCCTGGGCCGCATAGGAACAACATGCTGCTCCACAGAGAGCTGTCAAATTAACACAAGACACCACTGTCAAGtttgaaaatttaaaatttggttgcaaattttgtttatttgaaatagaaaaaaaatgtgaacactGGAATTGATATCCATGTGCAGAGAAACATGCGAGCAGACCTGAATGTACCAACAGTATCCACCGAGGCACAAAAATGCTATTTTGATCCAGAAATGTAACAAGCCCGGCTGTTTTGAGGGAAAATATCTTTGTTTTATGTAGGGTTACTGCCGCAGTTGGGAGCAGGCTGCTCTGTTGTGTTTACCTCTTTCCCCGGAGAGCTGTGCTACCTACGTAGCCCAGCCAGCCGTGGTCTGCATCCTGAACACTCACTGCTGCTTGCTGCTGAAAAACTGAAGGGAAGTGAAGAAAGGGCTGATTAGCAGAAGTTAAGAAGATATGCGTGGTGAGGTAGTttgttggaaataaaaaataaaatacagggTGAGGTAACTTTAGACATCTTTCCCTTCTTCTCTTtgctcttcctttttctttatctGCCTACTGCTTCTTAGAATAATCTGCTAAAGTGAAAGGAGAGAGTAAATGTACACCTATGGTAAATATTTAAACACCACCTGAATTTAAATGATCTTACTTTTCTCGCCCAGTTCAGTGCCATTTGTTTggtattgttatttttgtttctgctttttttcctctgtttgcGATCAGACTGCTGAATAAGCtcttcatgtttgtgttttcacctCTGACCCTGATCTCCATCACGTGAACAtaattctgtgtttttttttaccactgaaAGGCTATTACAGTCACATGGTTGAGTGTTTTCAGATAATCCTTCAAATACATTattctgcttttatttcttttgcttAGCTGTTATACAGCCTACCTGAAAGCCACGCAATAGGATTATGTTCTTCTGTATTTCCCTCAGCTATGTATTTGCATCAATAACTTTATTATTTGCTCAAGCTCTTGTTTGAGATATACGTTTGGATTCTGCATATGTAATGCTACTCAACggaagcaaaataaaaaaaggatctcAGGTTGATTAAAAAGCTCTGCCACATGCAAGGGCAAAGAAGGAAAACAGAAAGAGGATGCAATGAATATATACTGCAGGGAAATAAAGAGAGCAAGGACATTAAAAATGCAACTTTTAGTCAGGGAAAAaggtcaaaaataaataaaacattagatacacacacatggctAGAGCTAATTTGCAAGGGGTGTTGCCCTGGCTCAAAGCCGCACAGCACTGATACGACCAGCTCCAAAGTATTGGGGAGGCTTCAGGTTTTGATAGCATGAACTTAAATAGGAAGAAATACCGCTGACGCACAGCTACATGTGCATATTTTATTCCGTGAGGTTTGAGCTAGCAGGCTGTTTTCATCATGGtatcagtcacagtgaaaagcTTTTAGTGTTTGCTTTCCTCCCTCCCTTATAAATGCTTAACAGGGTGTTGACAGTGCTGAGAGAATCTTTCATATTTACATCAGCAGCATGGCTGACAGCctgaaataaatgtgaaatcaatgtttggattttttccGCAGTGActtaaaaacagtgtttttttaacctgtAATAAAGCGATGTTGCTCACAACCTTGCTGTCACAGGCTgcatatgataaaaaaaagttaaatccgGATTTGAAATCTCGTCCTTTTTgcagattgttttgttttaatttgtttggaAAAGCACTTCAATCACTGCGTAATTGAGATGTGTGTGCAGGTGTAGCAaatcaaaaatatcaaagacaaaaacaaacaaaagtacgAAAGTATGATTTATGGTCTATTCATCAGACCAGAGGGAGGTTTGAGATTAAAGGTCATCAACACACTGCAGGAATGTGAGAGCTGCTATTGATTGAGTCTGCAGGTCAGGACCTCAGTAGGCTGAAGAAGAATCTCAGAGGGATCTCTTCATGAGGGGTCAGTGAATAGACACCAAGCCGGTGGAAACTGTGCTCAAAAACCATAAAACTGGagtattttgtctgttttccttCCCATTGTATTGGTGAAAAACATTTTCGTTTGTTCTCTCTGTTTCAGATGGCAGCGCCATTTTCAAAGGGTGTTTCCACAGGCCTGACAATGTCACTCTGGCACTTCCCTTCAGCGCAGTCATCCAAAACATGTCTGTGGAGAAATGTGTGGACATGTGCACGGAGAAGGTGAGCTTTTTTGGATATGTGTATTCATGCATTGTAGATTTGTGCAAGTGTGTCTCCAATGTTTAATGGCAATTGTATTTCAGGAAAAAACGCTTGCTGTTCTGGCTGGAGATCGATGTTACTGTGCCTTCCCGACTTCCCGCTTCTCCCTTCATGAGCTGGAGGACGAGGGCATGTGTGTCCACCGCTGCCACGGGGAAGAGTTTGAGAGCTGCGGGAACAACGAGTACTTTGTGGTGTACCAGACACAAGTTCAAGGTAATGTTTGGTGGCAGGCAGCAGTATATAAAGCACAAAATGGAATGAGGGGCATGCCAGTAAAATGTCAGCCACACCCTGCGTGCAGGAGATATATACACAACAATCGACAGCAAAGTGTGAAAATGCTGAGTTCTTGTAAACTCGCAAAAACCTGACTCCACCCATAAGTGccctgtttcttttttctcaccTCTGTGTGTAGAGCCGGTATACAGTACATCAACTGTTGAAATGTATCTACATATTATGTAAATGATTTGTAACCAACATATATCTCCTGTTACTGCCATTTGAAGGTTTGTTCAGTTCGGCTGTAAAATATCCTGTCCTTCACTTTGATAACCAAGTTCAGGCATATGGATAGAACAGTTTTATTGTTATTCCCAAATATTGTTATCGGCCCCAAAAGTGTAGGATCAGTCTGTTTTtagcatttgtgtttttgttgacagTGTTTCCTCAAAGGGCTAGACAGCTGTAGCTTGGatcagcaaaaaacacagagcccagtataacaaaaaaaaggagtttTAACGctgtggaggggaaaaaaaacaagaacaagccACGGCAAAAAGTGAACTTCATGTATATATTCTGGACAAGTTGTACTCTGCacccattgtttttttgttttttgttttttcattattaatatAGAACATTGACGTCAGTAAGTGGTTATTGTTAAACAATTTGTGATGAAGAGGAAACTAAGCTTAGAAAATAACACCACAAAGTGTCTATATCCCTTTATTGAAACATCTGTTGCCTTGTCTTCAAAAAAGGGGTTTAAAagttttgtgacaaaaaattcaagtttcaaaaaacttttttgggtttttgtcctggttttgaaaaacaaacaaaacaggaaggaCTAAGTTTTTGggtatttttaaacaaaattctCAAAAAATTTAGGGGAGTATGTTCAggccccttttttttaaaattttaattttattttattattaatgttttctAGTAATTCTATACACAACAAATCATATAGCCTGttgttctttgtgttttgttagaTAACCGGGCAGGGGCCGGGACTTTCCCGCCCACTGGGCCAAGAGCGGGGGGCCCCGCAGTTTTCCCCCGGAGCTGGCAACACCGGGCTCGCCCCTCATAAACTGGCAACTTGGGGTTCTTCAAACCCGGGAGTATTTCTTTTTggtccctttaaaaaaaaggggaggCCTTTAACCCTTtattaacaatttaaaacatgtatttatttcccCCTCTCTTGGGGGTTTAATTTTCAGGGTGTTATTCAAATTTTGGGGGGTCCCTCCTTTTTTTCCAggattttttaaaagggggaaAGGGGATCCCGGCGGAGTGGGGGGGACGATCGGGATTAAAAGGGGCAATGGGGAGCGGAAGAAGGAGATTGAATCCTTTGACTCCAGCATCCTCATGATCCGAAACCCCTACAAAGCCCTCATGGCCCGggaattttaaaagaaaatatggtTTCCCCATTGGTTTTTTCCCAAGGGCccaaaaggaaaggaaaaggggGGCTGTTGGGAGCCACTAAAATTTCGTATTTTTTAACAAGCCTTgggttttgtgatgtttaaaaaaaaataactgaacaATGGAAGACGATTCTATTTTCAAATTTCTACTGTGATGGCTGACTTTTGAATAAACTggaaagtggagaaaaaaaaatttggtaACTGTGAGCTAGATATTTAAGATaggaaatacatgttttttcaaGTTGTGAGGCAAACATATATCCAGCTGATGGACAAATGAGAGTCTCAGTTCTTACACTGTTGTTTCTCAGGCGTTTTAATCTCACTCActcagaaaagaagaaaacatccTTCAGCCCtactaaataaaactaaatttatagTTTTCACTGTTAGTGTGGTGATATTCAAAGACATGGGAAATGGTGACGTAGACTGGTAAGGAAATAAAGGAAGTGAGCAATAAACCTAAGAACCTTAGTGGTTTTGACCTCTTAAACTAATGTGGCTGAGCACAAAGTTTTGGAAATGTTCCAAAACCATTTCCGACACGATGCTGTGTAACTCATGATTTTACAAAATGAGAACTGAAACAATCAGCCAACCAACCAAAACCTCAGTCACTCCTAGATGGATCTTTAGTTGTGTCAACAGGCAAAACCTGTTTTTTCCTCTTGTGCTACATTTAATTAGGAAATGTAACGggattgtgtttaaaaaaaatgtaaatatgtttgaATAATACTCTCACAACAGCCAGGTTTATCATATAAAGAAAATTTGGGTTCAGCAACTTTGTCTACAAAATGTTATGCTCTTTGCtaagatatatttatatttcatgCATATTTGATTTTCAGCTCATTCACCCTCCTAAGTGTGTCTTGCTAACCATGGCAACAGGTTTTGCCTGGTCCGCGTACCATCTCTCTGACTTTCTGTGAGGTTAAATCGATTTGCCAGAGGCTGGAGAGTTGCCGACCCAGCAGTTGTCTCTCTTTGTGGAAACATCAGCACATTTGGCCTGCCATGTCCAATGAATGTTTATTTCTTCTGTTGCTGGGGAAATGATCCTGAGTAAAGAGAAAAGCTTTTTGACAGCTGCCACTTTGAATACAGAGAGAGGATCCAGTTTGAGAGTCAGCGTGACATTGTGTTTGGGGTGCTACATGCACTGACCTCTGCAGGGGCAGGCTGTGGGGCTCAGATGATGTTACTGACATTGATGCCTTCCAGTGTGGCCCCATAAAGTCAACTCAGCGGCAAGTGTAACTTATTTTGGAGGGCAAAGTCTGTTATTTTTCCATTGTTATCTTGTGGCTTTAGTTAAAGGCTCCAACATGAATCTCTTTGGGTTTTTAAAAGTCAAAGCCCTGTTAATAAGAACATAAGTATCTTAACTACATCTGACATTCAGTTGAAAATGATGTGTTCACAGGAGCGCTGCAATTATTTTGGTTCCTTCTCAATTTAAGCTACAGTTGCTTTTGATAGCAAGGAGAAGAGACCAGGTGTGGTCGAAGGCGCCAGTGCCTCAGTATTTTCACATATACAGCTGGTTGTGTTTTTAGATGCAGCATATAATATTCTGTCCACTGTGCATCTCTCATTGGTTTCTGAGACAGCACTGCAAACTCAGCAGACTTTAAACTTTAACGACTACCTCTGCTAACAGTAAAGATGCGTGCTAATGCAGCACAGCGCCTGCCAGCAGCCACTTTTATGGGCCAGTGGATTATCAATAAGTAAAAGTTGCAAGCGATGGATTTTCCTACAGTACATCTGCAGTTTGACTGACAACTGAGAATGTCCACTTTACAGTCCAAACATTTTAGAAATCACTTAATGTTCCCTGCTGTGGATTACGCCACACATCTCGAGCATATGACATCAATGTTTGGATGTTAGAACTCTCACTTCCCCTTCATTCAGTCCCCAATTTGACTAAATAAATtgttatatacaaatatataaatgttattgtacatattttttcacactgtcattttttgcattttgctttGTTATGAGCCTGTAGTTATCAAACTATTCTTCTATTCCTGCTCTAAGCATGCAAGTGATTAATTGTGTAATTATTACACGTTTGATGAATACAGACCCTGATTTCTTCAGGACGACAAGCTGAGTGGTTTTTCTGTGTCCAGTACTTCAGTTTGTCCAATATAATGGACTTTATGTTGTGCATTGACACCCACATGTTCTTGTGGATGTATTTTCTTTACTCTCATTTGTCTTGCAGAGTGGCCCGAGTTTGTGAAGAATTATGCCCCTTGGTGGGCGTCCCACACGTTGGACTGGCTGAATTATGGGAAGGTTGTCCACGTGGTCCACTTTGAGAATGTGAAGAGGGACCTGTTCTCCCAGCTGAAGGGGATGGTCCAGTTTCTGGGTTTGAAGGTTTCTGAGGACCGCCTTCTCTGCGTCGAGGGCCAGAAGGATGGAAACTTTAAGCGATCGGGGCTACGAAAGCTTGAGTATGATCCCTATACTCCTGAAATGCGAGCGAACATCAACGAACTGATCAGAACAGTAGACGCTGCCTTGAGGAAAAGGAACATGTCTGGAGTTCCAGAGGAATATATGCCAAGATGATATATGTAATctccttattttctttttttttcctcctttaatTGAGATGTTCTGTTAACAGACTGCACCATATTTTGTAGGAATACATgacttaaaatgtttaaaatgtttttttttgtgaacataGGCTGTAGAAAGAAGAAATCTCTTTACCCTCctattttaattttctattcATGTTCTTTAATCTTCTGTTGCACCAGTCCCATGCATTCATTTAAGAAGCAGTTTtaactatttgtttttctctttggctGAATGAAAAGTACTTATTTATAACTGCTCTATGCACATGCGCTGTGAAGGCATGTGCACATGCCTTAACATGAATATGGTACCATAGCTGTGATTAGAGAGAGACTCATCTGACTGCGCTGGGGGATTTGTTGCCATTGGAAAAACATGTGACCCAAAAGATACTATACAATACTGCAAAGTTTGTTGTATATGCTTATTTTGTGCTAAAGAGAAATATGATAAATCAAAACATTACAATGTATTAATCTTCTGCTGCTATCACAGATACAGAAAAATACTATTTTATACACGAAAACTTTAAAACGTTGAGCCCTTTGTCAGAGGGCAAAAATGCAATATGCAGGCTTTAACTACCTGATGATTATACTGTGTGTTTCCattatttgtacagtatgttattcAACTTACTGTATGTAAGAGGAATCTCGTTTTCAATGATGAAGAGGTAAAGAACTCAGCTCCTCGTATTCAAGAAGATGGAATAATCTCTCTTGAAGGCACTGACTCAAGGAGAGAAGAGGATTTATCTCAACAGCATTTTTTTATCTCTGGTGTGCAATGCACATGTCGACTAATTTGGTTGTGAATATGTTTTCTTAACACTGGACTCGATGCAGAAATCCAAAAAGCACTTTGCTGTGCAACACATGGCCCAAAGATCACTGAGGAATAAGGCGTTACGCTCGTGGTATAAATCGGATGGTTACCTTTAGCAGTAGTGATCGTTACAGATTTATTTGATAACAGTTATACATACACACTGAatgggaaaacatttttttttgctttgttgtaAGAAAAGCAATGAAACAGTTAAAGCTGGTGATCATTTTACTcttcataacaaaaaaaattctcCACAAATGTGTGAAACATTGTGCCCAGATTTTATAAGCAGCACGTCTTATAACGGTACTCAATGTGCTGTGCCATAtgcttaaaaataaacaaatataaaaataaatagatacatgaatatattaataaatgaaaCACTGGTGACGAAGAGCCAGAAAAAAATTAACTTACTTCCATTTCCagaattatataaatatatttttttatagtgtgtGCTGACACATTGGCAATATTTGTATTGCAACAAGCAAAACGGGAGaaattgtttctatttttaacacGTGCTTTAAACTTTATTGGCTCTTGCTTTCATTGACAAGCTGGCACTTTCTCAACATAGGTGTCACATTTGAATGTATTTTCTATGGAATGAATGTAATGTGATAAGGCCCAATAAATTAATCCATAAAAGGATTTATGGTTGACTGTAATTTCTAATAAATACGTTGCAATTAAGATGACTAGTAAAAAGGTGATTGTATATTTTTGAAGATCAAAGAAAAAGTATTGGAAACAGATCTCATTTACAGTTACAAGCTCCTCCATTATTCAGAAGTACCTATTATACTCaattaaaactaatttattttattaa belongs to Etheostoma spectabile isolate EspeVRDwgs_2016 chromosome 5, UIUC_Espe_1.0, whole genome shotgun sequence and includes:
- the wscd2 gene encoding LOW QUALITY PROTEIN: sialate:O-sulfotransferase 2 (The sequence of the model RefSeq protein was modified relative to this genomic sequence to represent the inferred CDS: deleted 1 base in 1 codon), whose translation is MAKTLLKIQRYFRRKPVRFFSLILLYLTAGSLVFLHSGFVGNSGPGARGGSRDAVVASEVGSRTSRSDTRGLGIMSRVFKETRRSGRRYGPPWMKKARQEGREPVRRGGDYTNNWNRALKGRSAKDVDDGRAKYIGCYIDDTQKRALRGVSFFDYKKMTVFRCQDNCAERGYMYAGLEFGAECYCGHKIQAPNASDSECNMECKGEKSNLCGGANRLSIYRLELSQESARRYGSAIFKGCFHRPDNVTLALPFSAVIQNMSVEKCVDMCTEKEKTLAVLAGDRCYCAFPTSRFSLHELEDEGMCVHRCHGEEFESCGNNEYFVVYQTQVQDNRAGAGTFPPTGPRAGGPAVFPRSWQHRARFFKRGKGDPGGVGGTIGIKRGNGERKKEIESFDSSILMIRNPYKALMAGNFKRKYGFPIGFFPRAHWRAKSWPEFVKNYAPWWASHTLDWLNYGKVVHVVHFENVKRDLFSQLKGMVQFLGLKVSEDRLLCVEGQKDGNFKRSGLRKLEYDPYTPEMRANINELIRTVDAALRKRNMSGVPEEYMPR